In the genome of Persephonella sp. KM09-Lau-8, one region contains:
- a CDS encoding 4Fe-4S binding protein: protein MKNNPLRFKFSDCVHIYYKDSSCNLCASVCPVEKAITQEDYKVIVDFEKCVSCGACAGVCPSEAFSFENLDFYGLHKKLVEQKQNTLSCKRDLPCLSAFNIEYLIATVLKLQEDLVLDIGHCSECQIGILIERIKNIAEEANYVLEQLGSEFRVKLEELKIQPEDKQENDRRSFLKKFTKTAAGLTFWALMPEIPVKEDNEEDSPKNIVEEKVQLKKRKALIEALENLNIPEEKQNEIKFSVEKISFTSDKWIDNYKCTNCSVCYNICPTGALKPGAERLQILFEPALCIKCKVCHEVCPEDCLHLKDELTLHTFLNETEILAKHVMIPCEECMIPFSYKGDTTLCPRCRELEDEIRDLLRIGE from the coding sequence ATGAAAAATAATCCATTAAGATTTAAATTTTCAGATTGTGTTCATATTTATTACAAAGATTCGTCCTGTAATTTATGTGCTTCTGTATGTCCTGTTGAGAAAGCTATAACTCAAGAAGATTATAAAGTTATTGTTGATTTTGAAAAATGTGTATCCTGCGGAGCATGTGCAGGAGTATGTCCTTCAGAAGCCTTTTCATTTGAGAATTTAGATTTTTATGGATTACATAAAAAATTAGTAGAACAAAAACAAAACACCCTCAGCTGTAAAAGGGATTTACCCTGTTTATCAGCTTTTAACATTGAATATCTTATAGCTACCGTTTTGAAGCTTCAGGAAGATTTAGTTCTGGATATTGGCCATTGCTCAGAATGTCAGATAGGGATACTCATTGAAAGAATAAAAAATATAGCAGAAGAGGCAAATTATGTTTTAGAGCAGCTGGGGTCTGAATTTAGAGTAAAACTTGAAGAATTAAAAATACAACCTGAAGATAAACAGGAAAATGATAGAAGATCTTTCTTAAAAAAATTTACCAAAACCGCAGCAGGATTAACCTTTTGGGCACTAATGCCTGAAATTCCTGTTAAAGAGGATAATGAAGAAGACTCTCCTAAAAACATAGTAGAAGAAAAAGTTCAACTAAAAAAAAGAAAGGCATTAATTGAGGCTTTGGAAAACCTCAATATACCTGAAGAAAAACAGAATGAAATCAAATTTTCCGTAGAAAAAATATCTTTTACATCAGACAAATGGATTGATAACTACAAATGCACTAATTGTTCAGTATGCTATAACATCTGCCCAACAGGAGCATTAAAACCAGGAGCAGAGAGGCTACAAATTCTTTTTGAACCTGCTTTATGTATAAAATGTAAAGTATGTCATGAAGTCTGTCCTGAAGACTGCCTCCATTTAAAAGATGAACTTACTCTTCATACATTTTTAAATGAGACAGAAATTCTTGCAAAACATGTAATGATTCCTTGTGAAGAATGCATGATACCTTTCTCATATAAGGGGGATACAACACTTTGCCCAAGATGTAGAGAATTGGAAGATGAAATTAGAGATCTTCTTAGAATTGGTGAATAA
- a CDS encoding molecular chaperone TorD family protein translates to MEERIQETQARINMYGLLSRLFIEEIDEETLKKIKETPELLELFPKTKEWDKFNEKDIKSLIEEDLNVDFTTVFLLNVYPYESVFMNDEGHIDASITNPTLVFYREHGYSIDLNETRALSPDHIAVEMEFMMTLAKEELDALQKGNKQEADRLRQIQKKFLEEHLANWGTIYLLAAKDMAETPFYQDVCELALEFILSDYDYLAEATEEATV, encoded by the coding sequence ATGGAAGAAAGAATTCAGGAAACTCAGGCAAGAATAAATATGTATGGACTTTTATCCAGATTATTCATTGAAGAAATTGATGAAGAAACTCTAAAAAAGATTAAGGAAACTCCAGAACTTTTAGAACTTTTCCCTAAAACTAAAGAATGGGATAAATTTAATGAAAAAGATATAAAGAGCTTGATTGAGGAAGATTTAAATGTTGATTTCACAACAGTATTTCTGCTTAACGTTTATCCTTATGAGTCAGTATTCATGAACGATGAAGGCCATATAGATGCCTCTATAACAAACCCTACACTTGTCTTTTATAGAGAGCATGGATATTCCATTGACCTTAATGAAACAAGGGCTTTATCTCCAGACCATATTGCAGTAGAGATGGAATTTATGATGACTCTGGCAAAAGAAGAATTAGACGCTTTACAAAAAGGAAATAAGCAGGAAGCAGATAGACTGAGACAGATACAAAAGAAATTCTTAGAAGAACATCTTGCAAACTGGGGAACAATATACTTGCTTGCTGCAAAAGATATGGCTGAAACTCCGTTTTATCAGGATGTATGTGAACTTGCTCTTGAGTTTATACTATCCGACTATGATTATCTTGCAGAAGCCACTGAAGAAGCTACAGTTTAA